One stretch of Chryseobacterium sp. LJ668 DNA includes these proteins:
- a CDS encoding thioredoxin family protein, translating into MKKITKSMAILALLTSGSLAFAQNIKNIPEVKNSDDKALIVKADHQELEAKKKAAEEKTKLPKPYDPKADAEKDIEKMIAQAKKEGKNVIIQAGGNWCIWCLRFNQYVQTTPELKKLVDDNYVYYHLNYSPDNKNEKVFTEYGNPGDKFGYPVFIVLDQNGKMIHVQQSDVLEEGKSYSLEKVKEFFKTWTTKS; encoded by the coding sequence ATGAAAAAGATCACAAAAAGCATGGCTATACTTGCCCTTCTTACATCTGGAAGTTTAGCTTTTGCTCAAAATATCAAAAACATTCCGGAAGTAAAAAATTCTGATGATAAAGCCCTGATTGTAAAAGCAGATCATCAAGAACTTGAAGCCAAGAAAAAGGCTGCTGAAGAAAAAACTAAGCTTCCTAAGCCTTACGATCCAAAAGCCGATGCTGAAAAAGATATTGAGAAGATGATAGCACAGGCAAAGAAAGAAGGGAAGAATGTCATCATACAGGCAGGAGGAAACTGGTGTATCTGGTGTCTTCGTTTTAATCAGTATGTACAGACTACACCCGAACTTAAAAAATTAGTAGATGATAATTATGTATATTATCATCTGAATTATTCTCCGGATAATAAAAACGAAAAGGTTTTTACCGAATATGGGAATCCCGGAGATAAATTTGGTTATCCAGTTTTCATTGTTTTAGATCAAAATGGAAAAATGATTCATGTACAGCAAAGCGATGTTCTGGAAGAAGGTAAAAGTTACAGCCTTGAAAAAGTAAAGGAGTTCTTCAAAACATGGACTACAAAATCCTAA
- a CDS encoding lysophospholipid acyltransferase family protein, with amino-acid sequence MNFLIKILYLISKMPLKILYVFSDIIFFLNYNIVGYRKKIITQNLKNSFPEKTPKEIAAIRKKFYQNFSDYLVETIKSFTMSETETKVRMQHINQHVFREAKEEGKNIILLAGHVFNWEWMNTLATIVPQSSCHPVYRKVNSTFWEDQMKKVRSKFGNTALEANEVIMHILRNKNNGGSIYLFVADQTPHSSHVNYGLEFLNQRTPAFIGYDKLATRMDLAFIYSDMKKVKRGHYQINYYRMEPDGDKFVTNEVVKKFHQLLENTIKKRPDNYLWSHRKWKYQDSIKTFDSEKL; translated from the coding sequence ATGAATTTTCTGATAAAAATACTTTACCTTATTTCAAAAATGCCGCTAAAAATATTGTATGTTTTTTCGGACATCATCTTCTTCTTAAACTATAATATTGTAGGGTATCGGAAAAAAATAATCACTCAGAATCTTAAAAATTCTTTCCCTGAAAAAACACCAAAAGAGATTGCAGCCATCAGAAAAAAGTTTTACCAGAATTTTTCTGATTATCTTGTGGAAACAATAAAATCTTTCACCATGTCTGAAACCGAAACGAAAGTAAGGATGCAGCATATTAATCAGCATGTGTTCCGAGAGGCAAAAGAGGAAGGGAAAAACATCATATTGCTTGCCGGTCATGTATTCAATTGGGAGTGGATGAATACATTGGCTACAATTGTTCCGCAAAGTAGTTGTCATCCTGTTTATAGAAAGGTAAACAGTACCTTCTGGGAAGACCAGATGAAAAAAGTGAGAAGTAAATTCGGAAATACTGCGTTAGAAGCCAACGAAGTGATTATGCATATTTTAAGGAATAAAAATAATGGAGGTTCTATTTATCTTTTTGTTGCTGATCAAACTCCACACTCCTCTCATGTGAACTATGGATTAGAATTTCTCAATCAAAGAACACCTGCTTTTATCGGATATGATAAACTAGCGACAAGAATGGATTTGGCATTTATTTATTCTGATATGAAAAAAGTAAAACGCGGCCATTATCAGATTAATTATTACAGAATGGAGCCTGATGGTGATAAATTTGTGACGAATGAGGTAGTAAAAAAATTTCATCAATTATTAGAAAACACGATCAAAAAAAGACCGGATAATTATCTGTGGTCTCATAGAAAATGGAAATATCAGGATTCTATCAAAACTTTTGATTCCGAAAAACTTTAA
- the rpsF gene encoding 30S ribosomal protein S6, whose translation MNNYETVFILTPVLSDAQVEEAVKKFEDLIKEKNCEIVTRENWGLKKLAYPIQLKKNGFYTLIEFKGEGTVVADLELAFKRDERVIRYLTTKLDKHAIDYAVTRRTKLKASRA comes from the coding sequence ATGAACAATTACGAAACTGTTTTCATTTTAACTCCCGTTCTATCTGATGCTCAGGTGGAGGAAGCAGTGAAAAAATTTGAAGATCTTATCAAAGAAAAAAACTGTGAGATTGTCACTAGAGAAAATTGGGGATTGAAGAAATTAGCTTATCCGATTCAATTAAAAAAGAACGGATTCTATACTTTGATCGAGTTTAAAGGTGAAGGAACTGTAGTTGCTGACTTAGAATTGGCATTCAAACGTGACGAAAGAGTAATTCGTTACCTGACTACAAAACTAGACAAGCATGCTATTGACTATGCTGTAACTAGAAGAACTAAACTTAAAGCTTCAAGAGCTTAA
- the rplI gene encoding 50S ribosomal protein L9: MEIILKKDVENLGLEFDTVNVKPGYARNFLLPQGIALLATPKNKATLEATLEARKEEEAKLIAAANAVVDQLKKTSITIPTKVGSGDRLFGSINNADLSAALAKAGVQVEKKYIKIPGNTIKRTGKVTAVVRLHRNVEYNFEFDVVSDAPVEAPKPAAPKPVKVEETPAEEA, encoded by the coding sequence ATGGAAATTATCCTTAAAAAAGACGTAGAAAATTTAGGTCTTGAATTCGATACAGTAAATGTAAAACCAGGTTATGCAAGAAACTTCTTGTTACCTCAAGGAATTGCTCTTTTAGCTACACCAAAAAACAAAGCGACTTTAGAAGCTACGTTGGAAGCTAGAAAAGAAGAAGAAGCAAAATTAATCGCCGCTGCAAACGCAGTAGTTGATCAATTGAAGAAAACTTCTATCACAATCCCTACAAAAGTAGGTTCTGGTGACAGATTATTCGGATCGATTAACAATGCAGATCTTTCTGCAGCATTGGCTAAAGCTGGTGTACAAGTTGAAAAAAAATACATCAAAATTCCAGGGAATACTATTAAAAGAACCGGTAAGGTAACTGCAGTGGTTAGACTTCACAGAAATGTAGAGTACAACTTCGAGTTTGATGTAGTATCTGATGCTCCGGTAGAAGCTCCTAAACCAGCTGCTCCTAAGCCTGTAAAAGTTGAAGAAACTCCAGCTGAAGAAGCTTAA
- a CDS encoding dihydrolipoamide acetyltransferase family protein, protein MAEYKLLLPSMGEGVMEATVITWLFNEGDQVKEDDSVVEIATDKVDSDVPTPVSGKIVKILKQKDEVAKVGEAIAILEIEGEGGSTASEEIKTETTAPDAETIKAIEEPLNPTATSHVEFSGDLYLSPLVKSIAQQENISEAELKTIKGSGLEGRITKEDILSHVSNRGNQPQQAVQQQAAPVQAASTPQSVTSAPASTISVAAGDEIIPMDRMRKIIAENMVKAKHIAPHVTSFIETDVTNVVKWRAKNKDMFEKREGEKLTFMPIFVKAIVKAIQDFPMINVSINGDNIIKKKNINIGMATALPDGNLIVPVIKNADQLSLSGLAKAINDLAYRARNKKLRPEDTQGATYTISNVGSFGNLMGTPIIPQPQVAIMAIGAIVKKPAVLETKDGDVIAIRQLMFMSHSYDHRVVDGSLGGMMLKHVHDYLQNWDLNTEI, encoded by the coding sequence ATGGCAGAATATAAATTATTGCTTCCTTCTATGGGTGAAGGCGTGATGGAAGCTACGGTAATCACTTGGTTATTCAATGAAGGTGATCAGGTAAAAGAAGATGACTCGGTAGTAGAAATTGCAACAGACAAGGTAGATTCTGATGTACCGACACCTGTTTCGGGGAAAATCGTAAAGATCCTGAAGCAGAAAGACGAAGTTGCAAAAGTAGGTGAAGCCATCGCCATTTTAGAAATTGAAGGAGAAGGCGGAAGTACAGCTTCTGAAGAAATAAAAACTGAGACCACTGCTCCCGATGCAGAAACTATTAAAGCAATTGAAGAGCCTTTAAACCCAACAGCTACTTCCCACGTAGAATTCTCCGGAGATCTTTATTTATCACCTCTTGTAAAATCTATTGCTCAGCAGGAAAATATTTCTGAAGCTGAACTGAAAACCATCAAAGGAAGTGGTTTAGAAGGAAGAATTACCAAAGAAGATATTTTATCACACGTTTCCAACAGAGGAAACCAGCCTCAACAGGCGGTTCAGCAACAAGCGGCTCCGGTTCAGGCAGCGTCTACTCCACAATCGGTAACTTCAGCTCCGGCTTCTACAATTTCTGTAGCTGCAGGTGACGAAATCATTCCGATGGACAGAATGAGAAAAATCATCGCTGAAAACATGGTGAAAGCAAAACACATCGCTCCTCACGTTACCTCTTTCATTGAAACTGACGTAACCAACGTTGTAAAATGGAGAGCGAAAAACAAAGATATGTTCGAAAAGCGTGAAGGAGAAAAACTGACTTTCATGCCGATTTTCGTGAAAGCAATTGTAAAGGCAATTCAGGATTTCCCAATGATCAATGTTTCGATTAACGGTGACAATATCATCAAAAAGAAAAACATCAACATCGGTATGGCAACTGCTTTACCAGATGGAAACCTTATCGTTCCTGTAATCAAAAATGCTGATCAGTTATCACTTTCTGGATTAGCGAAAGCAATCAACGATTTGGCTTACAGAGCAAGAAATAAAAAATTAAGACCCGAAGATACTCAAGGAGCAACATACACGATATCTAACGTTGGCAGCTTTGGAAACTTGATGGGAACTCCAATTATTCCTCAACCGCAGGTTGCAATTATGGCAATCGGAGCCATTGTGAAAAAACCTGCTGTTCTTGAAACTAAGGATGGTGATGTAATCGCGATCCGTCAGTTGATGTTTATGTCTCACTCTTACGATCACAGAGTAGTAGACGGTTCTTTGGGTGGAATGATGCTGAAACATGTTCATGATTACCTTCAAAACTGGGATTTGAACACCGAGATATAA
- the rpsR gene encoding 30S ribosomal protein S18, which produces MAIDDMAKQASAGGESEVKFLTPLDINTKTDKKYCRFKKFGIKHVDYKDADFLLQFVNEQGKILPRRYTGTSLKYQRKVSSAIKRARHLAMMPYVADLLK; this is translated from the coding sequence ATGGCAATAGATGATATGGCTAAACAAGCCTCTGCTGGAGGTGAATCTGAAGTAAAATTTCTTACTCCACTTGATATCAATACAAAAACTGATAAAAAGTACTGTAGATTCAAAAAATTCGGAATCAAGCACGTTGATTACAAAGACGCTGATTTCTTATTACAATTCGTTAACGAACAAGGTAAAATTTTACCAAGAAGATACACCGGTACTTCTTTAAAATATCAAAGAAAAGTTTCTTCGGCGATCAAAAGAGCAAGACACCTTGCAATGATGCCTTACGTAGCTGACTTATTAAAATAA
- a CDS encoding aldehyde dehydrogenase, whose translation MNYQNILSSQRDFFNTHKTKNVKFRKIYLEKLRDLIVQNEDLLYEAINKDFGKSKFETYVTEISFILKDIDYYLKNLNSLSKPKKVTTNLSNQIATSKIHSEPLGCTLVIGAWNYPYQLSLSPLIASIAAGNCCILKPSEIAENTMKIMAKIINENFPPEYIYVFEGGIDETTEILKLKFDKIFFTGSTNVGKIVYKAAAEHLTPVTLELGGKSPVIVTKDANIEVAAKRIVWGKFLNAGQTCVAPDYILVEESVKEQFLELLRKYINEFKYEPDSQQYTRIINKKNFERLVQLINPKKVYFGGNYNEENFYIEPTILSNVSWEDPVMQEEIFGPILPVISFTNFHQALNSVLELEKPLSAYIFTNNDEEKDLFTQRLSFGGGCINDVVMHLGNDNLPFGGVGNSGMGSYHGKFGFETFSHQKAILDRATWGEPDLKYPPYSENKIKWIKKLL comes from the coding sequence ATGAATTATCAAAACATACTTTCATCACAAAGAGATTTCTTCAATACCCACAAAACGAAAAATGTAAAATTCAGAAAAATTTATCTTGAAAAACTGAGAGATTTAATTGTCCAGAATGAAGATTTGCTCTATGAAGCGATTAATAAAGATTTTGGTAAATCTAAGTTTGAAACGTATGTAACAGAAATTTCATTTATATTGAAAGATATTGATTATTATTTAAAAAATTTAAATTCACTTTCAAAACCAAAGAAAGTCACCACCAATTTATCGAATCAGATTGCCACAAGTAAAATTCATTCTGAGCCACTTGGCTGCACTTTAGTTATCGGTGCATGGAATTACCCTTATCAGCTTTCTTTATCACCTTTAATCGCATCTATTGCTGCCGGAAACTGTTGTATTCTCAAGCCCAGTGAAATTGCTGAAAATACCATGAAAATAATGGCAAAAATCATCAATGAAAATTTCCCGCCGGAATATATTTATGTTTTTGAAGGAGGAATAGATGAAACGACCGAAATTTTAAAATTAAAATTTGACAAAATATTTTTCACAGGAAGCACAAATGTTGGAAAGATAGTTTATAAGGCAGCTGCAGAGCATCTGACTCCTGTTACATTAGAATTAGGTGGAAAATCGCCAGTAATCGTTACAAAAGATGCCAATATAGAAGTTGCCGCTAAAAGAATTGTATGGGGAAAGTTTCTGAATGCCGGACAAACCTGCGTTGCTCCAGATTATATTTTAGTGGAAGAATCTGTGAAGGAGCAGTTTTTAGAGCTGCTGAGAAAATATATTAACGAATTTAAATATGAACCAGATTCTCAGCAGTATACAAGAATCATCAACAAGAAAAATTTTGAACGTCTTGTTCAGTTAATTAATCCTAAAAAAGTATATTTTGGAGGAAATTATAACGAGGAAAATTTTTATATCGAGCCAACTATTTTAAGCAACGTTAGTTGGGAAGATCCTGTGATGCAGGAAGAAATTTTCGGGCCTATTCTTCCGGTAATTTCTTTTACCAATTTTCATCAGGCACTGAATTCAGTTTTAGAGCTGGAAAAACCTTTATCGGCTTATATTTTCACGAATAATGATGAAGAAAAAGATTTATTTACACAAAGATTGTCTTTCGGAGGCGGCTGTATCAACGATGTAGTGATGCATTTAGGGAATGACAATCTTCCGTTTGGCGGAGTCGGAAATTCAGGAATGGGAAGTTACCACGGTAAATTTGGTTTTGAAACTTTTTCGCATCAAAAAGCAATTTTAGACCGTGCAACTTGGGGCGAACCAGATTTGAAATATCCTCCCTATTCGGAAAATAAAATAAAGTGGATCAAAAAACTTCTTTAA
- a CDS encoding chloride channel protein: MRRIFIYFRTSLKKSFDNIRNEHLKQNLLQAIPFWIGSVITGFFAVMYAKVFAWGENLLHFILNWQDWMIFLIAPVGFVLSWWLVKEFAPYAKGSGIPQVMAAVELANPKEHKKIRSLLSLKIIVFKIISSVVLVIGGGAVGREGPTIQIAGSIFRKVNEYLPEWWPKISKKNMIMTGAAAGLAAAFNTPLGGIVFAVEELSKTHINYFKTALFTAVIIAGLTAQTLAGSYLYLGYPKTNDVSLMVMFPIILVGGVAGILASQLSVIMLKMNDWKKRTLKTDKSNVLFLMGCALIIACISFFISREILGSGKEIMERVLFTQDKHEDWYVPVLRMLGPALSFTSGGAGGIFAPALTAGASIGSVISGAIHLTPNETNVVILAGMVAFLTGITRAPFTSAIIVLEMTDRHSLIFHLMLAGMVSSILSILVSRHSLYDVLKMNFLAEIRSKEDETA, translated from the coding sequence ATGCGTAGAATATTCATCTACTTCCGAACAAGTCTTAAAAAATCTTTTGACAACATCCGAAACGAACACCTGAAACAAAATCTGCTTCAGGCAATTCCATTTTGGATCGGTTCGGTGATTACAGGTTTTTTTGCCGTGATGTACGCAAAAGTATTTGCCTGGGGTGAAAATCTTCTGCACTTTATTCTCAACTGGCAAGACTGGATGATTTTCCTGATTGCTCCGGTTGGTTTTGTACTTTCCTGGTGGCTGGTAAAAGAATTTGCACCGTATGCGAAAGGCAGCGGTATTCCGCAGGTGATGGCAGCAGTAGAACTGGCAAATCCTAAAGAGCATAAAAAAATACGAAGCCTTTTAAGCTTAAAGATTATCGTTTTTAAAATCATTTCTTCCGTTGTTTTAGTAATCGGTGGTGGCGCAGTCGGACGAGAAGGTCCTACCATTCAGATAGCAGGTTCTATTTTCAGAAAAGTTAATGAATATCTTCCGGAATGGTGGCCTAAAATTTCGAAGAAAAACATGATCATGACCGGAGCCGCAGCAGGATTGGCAGCAGCTTTTAACACTCCACTCGGCGGAATTGTATTTGCCGTAGAAGAACTTTCAAAAACGCATATCAATTATTTTAAAACTGCACTTTTCACTGCAGTTATTATTGCAGGTTTAACGGCGCAGACATTGGCAGGCTCATATCTTTATTTAGGGTATCCAAAAACCAATGACGTTTCACTGATGGTGATGTTTCCTATTATCTTGGTAGGAGGAGTTGCAGGAATCTTAGCAAGCCAGCTTTCTGTAATTATGTTGAAAATGAATGACTGGAAAAAAAGAACACTGAAAACCGACAAATCAAATGTTTTATTTCTAATGGGTTGCGCTTTAATTATTGCATGCATTTCTTTCTTTATAAGTCGTGAAATTTTAGGTTCAGGAAAAGAAATCATGGAGCGTGTACTTTTCACTCAGGATAAGCATGAAGATTGGTATGTTCCTGTTCTGAGAATGTTGGGTCCTGCCCTATCATTCACTTCCGGAGGTGCAGGCGGAATTTTCGCTCCGGCATTAACGGCGGGTGCAAGTATCGGTTCTGTCATTTCGGGGGCTATTCATTTAACTCCAAATGAAACCAATGTTGTCATTCTTGCAGGAATGGTTGCCTTTCTTACCGGAATTACGAGAGCACCATTTACGTCAGCCATTATTGTTTTAGAAATGACCGACCGCCATTCATTGATCTTCCATTTGATGTTGGCCGGAATGGTTTCTTCTATATTATCCATTTTAGTCAGCAGGCATTCTCTTTATGATGTTTTGAAAATGAATTTTCTTGCGGAAATCAGAAGTAAAGAAGATGAAACAGCTTAG